The Sander vitreus isolate 19-12246 chromosome 5, sanVit1, whole genome shotgun sequence genome includes a region encoding these proteins:
- the cox7c gene encoding cytochrome c oxidase subunit 7C, mitochondrial codes for MLGQAVRRFTTSAVRSSHYGEGPGQNLPFSVENKWRLLGMMVLFFGSGFAFPFIVVRHQILKK; via the exons ATGCTGGGACAAGCTGTAAGGCGATTCACAACGTCTGCTGTTCGTTCTTCACACTATGGTGAAGGACCAGGACAG AACCTGCCGTTTTCCGTGGAGAACAAGTGGCGTCTGCTCGGCATGATGGTGTTGTTCTTCGGCAGCGGCTTCGCATTCCCCTTCATTGTCGTCAGACACCAGATCCTGAAGAAGTAG